Proteins from a single region of Neosynechococcus sphagnicola sy1:
- a CDS encoding response regulator, whose translation MKWRIIETFNTGIGVTAIILVGLQSIFMLGIARSSNTYVLVSHISEVKEKLNLLISSLKDLETAERGYLLTNEARYLELYNSALPEIIPRLEEIKKLTSDNPVQIASLNILQPLIEKKLVLIAELIKSGQSSPNTLAILQKDLNKSKLIMDEIRLIITQIIKREQVLFQQSIVYTNRASQTLILMSCLGVLIDLFVLAIVYFTIRNEMSRYYHNEKALNQHTVELLAIATDAVITKDDFLARMSHDIRTPLSAIIGLNYLALQTKLNNQQRDYLQKIQKSGKYLLQLINDILDFSKLEAGMLEIEKIYFQLDESLSSIASVSEFLAQEKGLKLGVHIAPDVPHGLIGSPKRLEQILMNLIGNAIKFTEAGEVNVSIKCESGTQNQVTLLISVQDTGIGLAESQIDQLFKAFKQGEQSIERKYGGSGLGLAICKHLVKMMGGEIWVESEVGNGSCFKFTVICDRAQIAGGKEVLSLMGLAALRVLVVDDNQETRLGVKDMLFSLGFDSTTVASGELAIAELVRASYVGTAYNLAILDWILQDGMDGIETAKFIQNDVRIVEKPKMIMLTAYSQAYMQKDRIGSGFAVVLEKPLNRSTLFDAIVRVCGHIIDKTLYISASKIAPVRLEWLKGKKILLVEDNEINQQIAFELLTANGLVVEIANNGIEAIAWIHKHVFDCILMDVQMPEMNGLEATRQIRLTAMKECNEYLLNLPIIAMTANVLDGDRKISLEAGMNDYITKPIDPDIMFRTLLHWIPPTIIKENALANDRLIVATENTKQDFPAMPSIDIKAGLHYIGGKHNSYRKLLLMFRHNNLNVGESICSALTHGEKETALRLVHTIKGVAGSIGAISLQQATACLEVVIRADNTFAIELERFTNCLNEVINAIACLEKPLDIPPTPTDQTTIDSEIVNSLITRMVDFLEVDMIAAIDCLATLKTHLNGKYSDYMQSLDKAMETFNTDDAQNILQQLENSLKNIKNLVWKFLCLTL comes from the coding sequence ATGAAGTGGCGTATCATAGAGACATTTAATACAGGAATAGGAGTTACGGCAATAATTTTAGTTGGCTTACAAAGCATATTCATGCTAGGTATTGCTAGATCTAGCAATACCTATGTTTTGGTTTCACACATTAGTGAAGTAAAAGAAAAACTAAATTTGCTTATTTCTTCACTTAAAGATTTGGAAACGGCAGAGCGTGGATACCTATTAACTAACGAAGCAAGATACTTAGAACTTTACAATTCTGCACTTCCTGAAATTATACCGCGACTGGAAGAAATTAAAAAACTAACATCTGATAATCCCGTTCAAATAGCATCCCTTAATATACTTCAGCCCTTGATTGAAAAAAAGCTAGTTCTGATAGCTGAATTAATTAAATCTGGTCAATCCAGTCCCAACACATTAGCTATATTGCAAAAAGATCTTAATAAAAGCAAGCTGATTATGGATGAAATTCGCTTGATTATTACCCAGATAATTAAACGCGAACAAGTATTATTCCAACAGAGTATCGTATACACAAATAGAGCTAGTCAAACGCTGATATTAATGTCATGCCTAGGAGTACTTATAGATCTCTTTGTCCTTGCTATAGTTTACTTTACGATCAGGAATGAGATGTCTAGGTATTACCATAATGAAAAGGCATTAAATCAACATACAGTAGAACTTCTAGCAATAGCAACTGATGCTGTCATTACCAAAGATGACTTTTTGGCCAGGATGAGCCACGATATTCGCACACCACTATCTGCAATTATCGGACTAAACTATTTGGCGTTACAAACCAAATTAAATAATCAACAGCGAGACTATCTCCAAAAAATTCAAAAATCAGGAAAGTATCTCTTACAATTAATCAATGACATCCTTGATTTCTCGAAGCTCGAAGCAGGAATGCTCGAGATTGAAAAAATTTATTTTCAGCTTGATGAATCCCTGTCAAGTATTGCCTCTGTATCTGAATTTCTGGCTCAGGAGAAAGGGCTGAAGTTAGGAGTGCATATCGCTCCAGATGTTCCTCATGGTCTGATCGGCTCTCCGAAACGACTAGAGCAAATTTTAATGAATTTGATTGGTAATGCGATCAAATTCACGGAAGCGGGCGAAGTAAATGTTTCGATAAAGTGTGAGTCGGGTACACAAAATCAAGTTACCTTACTGATTTCTGTTCAAGATACAGGGATTGGATTAGCAGAGTCACAAATCGATCAGTTGTTTAAAGCCTTTAAGCAAGGTGAGCAATCCATCGAACGCAAATATGGCGGCTCAGGATTAGGGTTAGCAATCTGCAAACACTTAGTCAAAATGATGGGTGGAGAGATTTGGGTTGAAAGTGAAGTTGGCAATGGTAGCTGTTTTAAGTTCACTGTTATTTGCGATCGCGCCCAGATTGCAGGTGGGAAAGAAGTGCTTTCTCTGATGGGGTTAGCCGCTTTACGGGTTTTAGTTGTGGATGACAATCAAGAAACACGACTTGGAGTAAAGGATATGCTGTTTTCTCTGGGCTTTGATTCAACAACGGTGGCATCAGGTGAATTGGCGATCGCGGAACTTGTAAGAGCCTCTTACGTTGGTACAGCATACAATCTCGCGATCCTTGACTGGATACTCCAAGACGGAATGGATGGAATTGAGACAGCCAAGTTTATTCAGAATGATGTTCGCATTGTCGAAAAACCCAAAATGATTATGCTAACGGCATATTCTCAAGCCTATATGCAAAAGGATAGAATTGGATCGGGATTTGCGGTAGTACTTGAGAAGCCGTTAAATCGATCAACTCTTTTTGATGCCATTGTCAGAGTTTGCGGACATATTATCGATAAAACGCTTTACATCTCAGCATCGAAGATTGCTCCAGTAAGACTGGAATGGTTAAAAGGAAAGAAAATTCTGCTAGTAGAAGATAATGAGATTAACCAGCAAATTGCGTTTGAATTACTGACTGCAAATGGCCTTGTTGTTGAAATTGCCAATAATGGAATTGAAGCGATTGCCTGGATTCACAAACATGTTTTCGATTGCATCCTCATGGATGTACAGATGCCGGAGATGAATGGGCTGGAGGCAACTCGCCAGATTCGTCTCACTGCTATGAAAGAATGCAATGAATATCTACTAAATCTGCCGATTATTGCTATGACTGCTAATGTGCTGGATGGCGATCGCAAAATTAGCCTAGAAGCAGGAATGAACGACTATATTACCAAGCCAATCGATCCAGATATAATGTTTAGGACTCTCCTACACTGGATTCCTCCCACAATCATCAAAGAAAATGCTCTCGCTAATGACAGATTGATAGTTGCTACAGAGAATACAAAACAAGATTTTCCTGCAATGCCCAGTATTGATATTAAGGCCGGGTTACATTATATCGGGGGTAAACATAACAGCTATCGCAAACTCTTACTAATGTTTCGGCACAATAACTTAAATGTTGGCGAATCTATCTGTTCGGCATTGACGCATGGAGAAAAAGAAACAGCCTTACGACTGGTGCATACAATTAAAGGTGTGGCTGGGAGCATTGGGGCGATCTCTCTGCAACAGGCAACTGCCTGTTTAGAGGTAGTAATCAGAGCAGATAATACATTTGCGATAGAATTAGAGCGCTTTACTAATTGTCTTAATGAAGTCATAAATGCGATCGCTTGTTTAGAAAAGCCACTAGACATACCCCCAACTCCCACTGATCAAACAACCATTGATTCAGAAATAGTCAATTCACTCATCACTCGTATGGTTGATTTTTTAGAGGTAGATATGATTGCCGCGATCGACTGTTTGGCAACTCTAAAAACCCATCTCAATGGCAAATATTCTGATTATATGCAGAGTCTAGATAAGGCTATGGAGACCTTTAATACTGATGACGCTCAAAATATCTTGCAGCAACTCGAAAACAGTCTAAAAAATATAAAAAACCTAGTTTGGAAATTCTTGTGCCTAACTCTATAA
- a CDS encoding EAL domain-containing response regulator — MEILVPNSIKKILVVDDSPENIQLLLEVLKDTYTVIVATNGEKALQLAAKEPQPDLILLDVIMSGMSGYEVCSCMKTNIKTREIPIVFVTALNEAIDVAQGFELGAVDYISKPINPAIVKARVQNHLKILGLTRSLQKVNRDLADFNLSLERLVQERTAELYQATYFDSLTGLLSRASLLRDLDSALELIHQSSTQGFALLVLDCMQFSLINNSFGHAIGDQILIAIGERFTTHMPTGDSLYRIGGDKFCFLLHRNIIEAQVVSFAEQIIQTFSEPFVVEEYEIFANARLGITIAGNHYHQAVELIRDVDTALQKARSNGIAGYYIFQRSLHDFAFKRLRLENDLRLALVRGEFVVFYQPIINLSNRKIDSFEALIRWQHPQRGLVSPIEFIPCLEETGSIVPVGMFVLHQACAQLQEWQKTFNSELSISVNLAARQMVYPKLLADIDFILKETNCNPERLKLEVTESGLLEVGQQTIDLLQALRDRGIRISIDDFGTGYSSLAYLQKLPVDTLKIDRVFVKDIQANGENAEIVQAVIQLGKALGKDIIAEGCETNAQVTFLKGIGCDFAQGYHFAEPMDVAHVGKFITKFMGSDLEAMIN, encoded by the coding sequence TTGGAAATTCTTGTGCCTAACTCTATAAAGAAAATTCTAGTCGTGGATGACAGTCCAGAAAATATCCAGTTACTATTAGAAGTATTAAAGGATACCTATACCGTTATCGTGGCTACCAATGGAGAAAAAGCTTTACAGTTAGCAGCGAAAGAACCTCAGCCAGACTTGATTTTACTGGACGTGATCATGTCTGGTATGAGCGGCTATGAAGTCTGTAGTTGTATGAAAACCAACATAAAGACAAGAGAGATTCCGATTGTCTTTGTCACAGCCCTTAACGAAGCTATTGATGTAGCCCAAGGCTTTGAACTCGGTGCTGTGGACTATATTTCAAAACCAATTAACCCTGCTATTGTTAAAGCTCGCGTCCAAAATCACTTGAAGATTTTAGGACTTACTCGCTCCCTCCAAAAGGTTAATCGCGATCTGGCAGATTTTAACCTTAGCTTAGAAAGACTGGTACAAGAGCGAACGGCAGAACTATATCAGGCTACCTATTTCGATAGTTTGACGGGTTTACTCAGCCGCGCTTCTTTACTGCGCGATCTCGATAGTGCTCTAGAATTAATTCATCAGTCTTCTACTCAAGGGTTTGCTCTTTTAGTGCTTGACTGCATGCAATTTAGCCTGATCAACAACTCGTTTGGACATGCCATTGGCGATCAAATTCTGATTGCAATCGGCGAAAGATTTACAACTCATATGCCAACAGGAGATTCCCTTTATCGCATTGGTGGCGATAAATTTTGCTTTCTATTACATAGGAATATTATTGAAGCTCAAGTTGTTAGCTTTGCAGAGCAAATTATTCAAACATTTTCTGAGCCTTTTGTTGTGGAAGAATATGAGATTTTTGCCAACGCGAGATTAGGTATTACAATCGCGGGAAACCACTATCATCAAGCTGTTGAGTTAATTCGTGATGTTGACACTGCTCTACAAAAAGCTAGATCGAATGGCATCGCAGGTTATTATATTTTTCAGCGATCGCTGCATGATTTCGCATTCAAACGCTTGCGGTTAGAGAATGATCTGCGTCTTGCCTTAGTACGTGGAGAGTTCGTTGTCTTTTATCAACCCATTATCAACCTTAGTAATCGAAAAATAGATTCCTTTGAAGCTCTAATACGTTGGCAGCATCCTCAAAGAGGTTTGGTATCACCAATAGAGTTTATTCCTTGTCTAGAAGAAACTGGTTCGATTGTCCCCGTAGGTATGTTTGTTCTGCATCAGGCTTGTGCTCAACTGCAAGAATGGCAAAAAACTTTTAATTCCGAACTGTCAATAAGCGTTAATCTTGCAGCACGCCAGATGGTCTATCCCAAATTATTGGCCGATATTGACTTCATTCTCAAAGAAACAAACTGTAACCCCGAGCGCCTAAAATTGGAAGTTACGGAAAGTGGACTACTGGAAGTAGGACAGCAAACAATAGATCTTTTGCAGGCACTTCGAGATCGCGGCATTCGTATCAGTATTGACGATTTTGGTACGGGTTATTCATCACTTGCTTATCTGCAAAAGCTCCCTGTAGACACTTTGAAAATCGATCGCGTATTTGTCAAAGATATCCAAGCTAATGGAGAGAATGCCGAAATTGTGCAAGCGGTGATTCAATTAGGAAAAGCTTTAGGAAAGGATATTATTGCCGAAGGTTGTGAAACTAACGCTCAGGTTACCTTCTTAAAAGGAATTGGCTGCGATTTTGCACAGGGTTACCACTTTGCCGAGCCAATGGATGTAGCACATGTAGGTAAATTCATAACAAAATTTATGGGTAGCGATCTAGAGGCCATGATAAATTAA